One Candidatus Paceibacterota bacterium genomic region harbors:
- a CDS encoding GNAT family N-acetyltransferase gives MESFSREESNKIEIPEEDRSLSAKDLMEKYDIGKTTAYEIKHGQKTLGREVAVPMKDKLIKRLEQLGIWQEIDGIPVVNLEKLRRLAFSKYYTKGVEKLGEMSRSELFENLRGEKVVNYADLKELDEDDNDISDLSRPLFYLPPTIKDALDPDYVQAHYPDFQLGLWDVGGNHKWDYQIVLPDGNSISLAELFLTEKIFGELAAERDNSGRLTIIQDGERIPFSAYAFTRKYGQIGGTSGTFEESPWRFLRDHCPRLIEKGLFRPEDFRVMKDIAGTEVSKEKTVAKNGVAYINGAKYILGREFAGWKTTMLEKGMAMLFNEDGTEEYIVLLADEEDIARKMIEMKNDRSRVSFSLKKGEQILPTSICLPGETPKECEERKFAIASRKKVKDLSLELSVRTGIGIHDKLNMREQIWLGNTIEKDSEMKEKIVQGAEKYGVNFLKTFLTNAVGADATESITYLAEKVPSALGSVIFAKTAEIIRASDEFSDYVAITFGQEITPEQKDELVSLMLSRCKALLDNTVKKLEGVKEGEIMHTCHEAIEELRGIKKDVVLFATVCKEAKKSGDLPINELISSHVETKLGSELNNAERAQMRDIFDRTRGRYDNETKDVLLREFDEVLRDEKQRFHLLKVGDKVVAFVRFMTLENGHTYVGSFSTDPSVQGYSLGTALFDTILDQEARRAPVEAIVAVDSPMLAHYTLKNKFVTTGRTLRGKQEYFTLLREDQASVEQEELKAA, from the coding sequence ATGGAATCATTCAGTCGCGAAGAAAGTAATAAAATAGAAATCCCGGAAGAAGACAGGTCTTTGTCAGCCAAAGATCTGATGGAGAAGTATGATATAGGCAAGACTACAGCTTATGAGATAAAACATGGACAGAAGACGCTTGGGAGGGAAGTCGCGGTCCCCATGAAAGATAAACTCATAAAGCGATTGGAACAATTGGGAATATGGCAAGAAATAGATGGGATACCTGTTGTTAATTTGGAAAAATTAAGACGCCTTGCTTTTAGCAAGTATTATACCAAGGGGGTAGAAAAGCTAGGAGAGATGTCCCGCAGCGAATTGTTCGAAAATTTAAGGGGCGAAAAAGTAGTTAATTATGCTGACTTAAAAGAGCTTGATGAAGACGATAATGACATTTCAGATTTGTCACGGCCGCTTTTTTACCTACCGCCGACCATAAAAGATGCGCTAGATCCGGACTATGTTCAGGCGCACTACCCCGATTTTCAATTGGGTCTGTGGGATGTTGGAGGCAACCATAAATGGGATTATCAGATTGTGCTGCCTGACGGAAATAGCATAAGTTTGGCCGAGCTGTTTCTGACAGAAAAAATATTTGGAGAGCTGGCTGCAGAACGCGACAATTCTGGGCGATTGACAATAATCCAGGATGGCGAGAGGATTCCTTTTTCTGCTTATGCCTTTACAAGGAAATACGGCCAGATAGGCGGCACTTCCGGGACTTTCGAAGAATCGCCGTGGCGATTCCTAAGAGACCATTGTCCCAGATTGATTGAAAAAGGACTTTTTAGGCCGGAAGACTTTCGGGTTATGAAAGATATAGCGGGCACAGAGGTAAGTAAAGAGAAAACAGTCGCAAAAAATGGAGTAGCCTACATAAATGGTGCTAAATATATTCTCGGGAGAGAGTTCGCCGGCTGGAAGACTACAATGCTCGAAAAAGGTATGGCCATGCTGTTTAACGAAGATGGAACAGAAGAGTATATAGTGTTGCTCGCAGACGAAGAAGATATAGCTAGGAAAATGATTGAGATGAAAAATGACAGAAGCAGAGTTTCCTTTTCGCTTAAAAAGGGCGAGCAGATATTGCCGACATCAATTTGCCTGCCCGGAGAAACCCCGAAAGAATGCGAAGAAAGAAAGTTCGCAATCGCCAGCCGCAAGAAGGTGAAAGATCTTTCTCTGGAATTATCTGTGCGAACCGGAATAGGTATCCACGACAAATTAAATATGCGTGAACAGATATGGCTCGGCAACACGATAGAAAAAGATTCGGAAATGAAAGAGAAAATCGTTCAAGGTGCGGAAAAATACGGTGTCAATTTTCTAAAAACTTTTCTTACTAATGCGGTCGGCGCTGACGCAACAGAGAGTATAACTTACCTAGCTGAAAAAGTTCCTTCCGCACTAGGGAGCGTGATTTTTGCAAAGACTGCAGAAATTATTAGAGCATCAGATGAGTTCAGTGATTATGTGGCGATTACTTTTGGTCAAGAAATAACACCGGAACAAAAAGATGAATTAGTCAGCTTAATGCTATCCAGATGCAAGGCGCTTCTCGATAATACCGTGAAAAAACTGGAGGGTGTGAAAGAAGGAGAGATAATGCATACCTGCCACGAGGCAATAGAAGAACTCCGCGGTATTAAAAAAGATGTAGTCTTATTCGCTACGGTTTGCAAAGAGGCGAAGAAATCCGGCGATTTGCCCATCAATGAGCTTATTTCATCTCACGTTGAGACGAAGTTGGGAAGCGAACTTAACAATGCAGAACGTGCTCAAATGCGGGATATCTTCGACCGCACGCGCGGACGATATGATAATGAGACCAAAGACGTTCTTTTGCGCGAATTTGATGAAGTTCTGCGAGACGAAAAACAGCGCTTCCACTTGCTTAAAGTGGGCGACAAGGTCGTGGCCTTTGTGCGATTTATGACGCTCGAAAACGGCCACACTTACGTCGGTTCATTTTCTACAGATCCATCCGTGCAGGGATATTCTCTCGGTACCGCATTATTTGATACTATTCTGGATCAAGAGGCGAGACGCGCGCCGGTAGAAGCGATAGTTGCCGTCGACAGCCCAATGCTCGCGCATTATACACTCAAAAATAAATTCGTGACCACCGGCCGGACGTTGCGCGGGAAACAAGAATATTTTACATTACTGCGGGAAGATCAGGCGTCGGTAGAGCAGGAAGAGTTGAAGGCGGCATAA
- a CDS encoding DUF5652 family protein yields the protein MQSIASIFRTGTWDLSNPQVLAVTVILAAAFVAVIALKGIALWKAAHKNDKVWFVALLIVNTMGILEILYIYYFSKRERKSK from the coding sequence ATGCAATCAATTGCCTCTATTTTTCGAACGGGTACTTGGGACTTGAGTAACCCGCAGGTTCTTGCCGTGACGGTAATATTGGCTGCGGCTTTCGTCGCTGTAATCGCCTTGAAGGGTATTGCCCTCTGGAAGGCAGCGCACAAGAATGACAAAGTCTGGTTCGTCGCCTTGCTTATCGTCAACACGATGGGAATCTTAGAAATATTGTATATCTACTACTTCAGCAAGCGGGAGAGGAAGTCAAAGTAG
- a CDS encoding YraN family protein, which yields MAQTDKQVIGQIGENCATTYLERHGYTVIERNYRKKYGEIDIIALKDGNLHFVEVKSVTADKIRGESSGKGGGLSSDPDDEDYEAEENVHPWKLKRLRRTIEVYLLSKYPDDEDEEPDWQLDVVTVEVDREAHVGRVRILEDIDIC from the coding sequence ATGGCTCAAACCGACAAGCAAGTTATCGGCCAAATAGGGGAGAACTGCGCCACGACCTATCTGGAGCGCCATGGATATACAGTAATAGAGCGTAATTACCGCAAGAAATATGGTGAAATTGACATTATCGCGCTAAAAGACGGCAATTTGCACTTTGTCGAAGTAAAATCGGTGACGGCCGACAAAATCCGAGGAGAGTCCTCCGGCAAAGGCGGAGGTCTCTCCTCGGATCCAGACGACGAAGACTATGAAGCCGAAGAGAACGTGCACCCCTGGAAGCTCAAGAGGCTACGCAGAACGATAGAAGTCTATTTACTATCTAAATATCCAGACGACGAAGACGAAGAGCCTGATTGGCAATTAGACGTGGTAACAGTAGAAGTGGATAGGGAGGCGCATGTAGGCCGCGTCCGCATCCTAGAGGACATTGATATCTGCTAG
- a CDS encoding HD domain-containing protein: protein MKNKKESPAYYIPSHVLGVVTTLQKAGFEAYLVGGCVRDILMENKPKDWDVTTNARPEQIQALFNETFYENEYGTVGVVVEDLSREKLNIVSQETFDELSRESMEALEVEPRAPRGSTSGADPSPKEVIEVTPYRLETKYSNFRHPDAVTFSTSLGDDLKRRDLTINAIAYDPNSPKGQFIDPFNGLKDIKDMVIRAVGEPSDRFCEDALRMMRAVRLAAQLGFMIDPATEQAIVANKALITKIAAERIHDELMKLLNTEYAVDGIRYLKITGLLELIIPELLEGIGIEQRGEHIYDVWEHNLKSLEHAVKKGWPFHVRLAVLLHDVGKPRTRLRDEERQIWTFHGHDVVGGKMTKKILERLKFSREMIDNISKLVRYHLFFSDTDKITLSAVRRMIRNVGADLIWDLMKVRQCDRIGTGRPKESPYRLRKYEAMIEEAMRDPISVQMLKIDGAKIMEIGEMDPGPKIGWVLHALLEEVLEDPAKNTTEYLETHTKKLLALSDKELQELGEAGKEKKSGLEEAAIEEINKRHYVK, encoded by the coding sequence GTGAAAAATAAGAAAGAATCTCCAGCTTACTATATCCCCTCCCATGTTCTGGGGGTTGTAACTACTTTACAAAAGGCCGGCTTCGAGGCATATCTCGTCGGTGGCTGTGTGCGCGATATATTGATGGAGAACAAGCCAAAAGACTGGGATGTTACGACAAACGCCCGCCCGGAGCAGATCCAAGCCCTATTTAACGAGACTTTCTATGAAAACGAGTATGGCACGGTCGGCGTCGTGGTAGAAGACCTTTCACGTGAAAAGCTCAATATCGTTTCACAAGAAACGTTTGATGAGCTTTCACGTGAAAGCATGGAAGCCTTAGAGGTCGAACCTCGGGCTCCCAGAGGTTCGACCTCGGGCGCAGACCCAAGCCCGAAAGAGGTGATCGAGGTTACACCTTATAGGCTAGAAACCAAGTATTCCAACTTTCGCCATCCGGACGCTGTCACCTTTAGCACCAGTCTGGGGGACGACCTGAAACGCCGGGATCTGACCATCAATGCCATCGCTTATGACCCCAATAGCCCTAAAGGACAGTTTATAGACCCCTTTAACGGTCTAAAGGACATAAAGGACATGGTAATCCGCGCCGTAGGAGAGCCCTCGGACCGCTTCTGCGAGGATGCTTTGCGCATGATGCGTGCGGTGCGCCTGGCCGCCCAGCTCGGCTTTATGATTGACCCTGCGACCGAGCAAGCGATTGTTGCGAACAAGGCGCTTATCACTAAGATAGCGGCCGAGCGTATCCATGACGAACTTATGAAGCTTTTAAATACCGAGTACGCGGTTGATGGCATTAGGTATCTAAAGATTACCGGCCTTCTTGAACTTATAATCCCTGAACTTCTTGAGGGGATAGGCATAGAGCAGAGAGGGGAGCATATCTATGACGTCTGGGAGCATAACCTCAAGTCGCTCGAACACGCCGTCAAGAAGGGTTGGCCATTTCACGTGAGACTTGCAGTGCTGTTACACGACGTGGGCAAGCCGCGTACGCGCTTGCGCGATGAGGAGAGGCAAATCTGGACATTCCATGGCCATGATGTGGTCGGTGGCAAGATGACCAAAAAGATACTTGAACGGCTCAAATTTTCACGTGAAATGATTGATAATATTTCTAAACTAGTGCGTTATCATCTTTTCTTCTCCGATACCGATAAAATCACGCTTTCTGCCGTACGCCGGATGATTCGCAACGTCGGCGCTGATTTGATATGGGATTTAATGAAGGTGCGCCAGTGCGACAGAATAGGCACGGGCCGGCCCAAAGAAAGTCCTTATAGACTGCGCAAATACGAAGCGATGATAGAAGAGGCAATGCGCGATCCAATATCGGTGCAGATGTTAAAGATTGACGGCGCGAAGATAATGGAAATAGGGGAGATGGACCCCGGGCCGAAGATTGGCTGGGTGTTGCACGCCTTACTTGAGGAAGTACTAGAAGACCCGGCTAAGAATACGACAGAGTATCTGGAGACTCATACTAAAAAATTATTGGCACTTTCTGACAAGGAATTACAAGAACTCGGTGAAGCGGGAAAGGAGAAGAAGTCAGGGCTTGAAGAAGCGGCTATAGAAGAAATCAACAAGAGACACTACGTGAAGTAA
- the xerA gene encoding site-specific tyrosine recombinase/integron integrase → MSHNIPDLKQRFLEYVEIEKGRGLKTVENYDRYLKTFFEFSKAKVPSDITDEIVRQYRLFLNRKNLQKNTQNYHLIALRSFLKYMVRESIASLSPDRIELAKTGERHLDLISHDELERLMKSAQGTDIKNLRDTAILELLFSTGLRVSELCSLTIDKVDLKRDEFSIRGKGGKVRVVFLTDAAKKAVKSYLDKRGDAGDALFVSHSAVGKVESKKLKVKSVNISTEPLTSRSVERIVKHYAIKAGISKKVTPHVIRHSFATDLLGNGADLRSVQAMLGHSNISTTQIYTHVTDKQLREVHKAFHSRS, encoded by the coding sequence ATGTCGCACAATATTCCTGACTTGAAACAACGGTTTCTTGAATATGTGGAGATTGAGAAAGGGCGCGGGCTCAAGACCGTGGAGAATTATGATCGATATCTCAAGACATTTTTTGAATTCTCGAAGGCTAAAGTGCCCTCTGATATTACTGATGAAATTGTCAGGCAGTACAGACTTTTTTTGAATCGTAAAAATCTGCAGAAGAACACGCAGAACTATCATCTTATCGCTTTACGCTCTTTTTTGAAATACATGGTGCGGGAGAGTATTGCTTCCCTCTCGCCAGACCGTATCGAACTGGCTAAGACCGGCGAACGACATCTGGATTTGATTAGTCACGACGAGCTTGAGCGACTAATGAAGTCGGCGCAGGGCACGGATATTAAAAATTTGCGCGATACGGCCATACTAGAATTACTTTTCTCGACAGGTCTGCGCGTTTCTGAATTATGTTCTCTGACTATCGATAAAGTAGACCTGAAGCGCGACGAATTTTCTATAAGAGGCAAGGGCGGCAAGGTGCGCGTGGTGTTCCTGACCGACGCGGCGAAAAAAGCAGTGAAAAGTTATCTTGATAAGCGCGGGGATGCCGGGGACGCACTGTTCGTGTCTCACAGTGCAGTTGGCAAAGTTGAAAGTAAAAAGTTGAAAGTAAAATCTGTGAATATCTCCACCGAACCACTCACTTCTCGCTCGGTTGAGCGCATCGTCAAGCATTACGCCATCAAAGCCGGAATTTCTAAAAAAGTTACACCCCACGTCATCCGCCACAGCTTTGCTACAGACTTGCTCGGTAATGGCGCAGACTTACGTTCGGTGCAGGCGATGCTCGGCCACTCTAATATTTCAACGACCCAAATTTATACTCACGTGACTGATAAACAGTTGCGCGAGGTGCACAAAGCGTTCCACTCAAGGTCGTAG
- a CDS encoding type II toxin-antitoxin system ParD family antitoxin, with product MSTLSVPLTPQLEAFINSMVKQGKAENKAQVVRQAIAKMEEDEETNEVLLAYREIEEGRGLRGDLREIAKKFKN from the coding sequence ATGAGTACATTATCTGTTCCATTGACTCCGCAGCTTGAGGCGTTCATCAACAGTATGGTGAAGCAGGGCAAGGCTGAAAATAAGGCCCAGGTGGTGCGGCAGGCCATCGCGAAGATGGAGGAAGACGAGGAAACCAATGAGGTACTGCTCGCCTACCGCGAGATAGAAGAGGGTAGGGGCCTGCGTGGAGACCTACGCGAGATTGCGAAGAAATTCAAGAATTAG